The Candidatus Methylomirabilota bacterium genome window below encodes:
- a CDS encoding glycosyltransferase family 4 protein, whose amino-acid sequence MRGIAGGGERKGAGDPLRVLQIYPKDDFYTGAAIQLRDLARGLAARGHRVLVVTQPSARWAAEAEDAGFAHVGFFRSPADPVGALRLAALLRTEGTQVVHAHKGGGRTLTLLARAFGPRPPLVVNRGVSFPLSLGGRLLDRSRLVARVVAVCEAIKAGLILQGVPADKIEVVYSGTDTDHFDPARARGTAIRAELGLDPATPLVTQIGVREPKGNDDVIRAFARVRAARSAARLLLVGARTAKRGPLAALTAELGLEPAVTIWGYRDDIPEILAASDVSVDASHVGHGITGALRESLAMETPVVATAAAGNPELVLHERTGLLVRPRDPEALGAAILRLLEAPAWAEALGRAGRTWVRERFSTAAKVERLEALYRRLTSRN is encoded by the coding sequence GTGAGGGGCATCGCCGGCGGCGGCGAGCGAAAGGGAGCCGGAGACCCGCTGCGCGTCCTTCAAATCTACCCGAAGGACGACTTCTACACCGGCGCCGCCATCCAGCTCCGTGACCTGGCCCGCGGCCTGGCCGCCCGGGGCCATCGGGTCCTGGTGGTGACCCAGCCCAGCGCGCGGTGGGCGGCCGAGGCGGAAGACGCCGGCTTCGCTCACGTGGGCTTCTTCCGCTCGCCGGCCGATCCGGTCGGCGCCCTCCGGCTGGCGGCGCTGCTCCGGACCGAAGGGACCCAGGTGGTCCACGCCCACAAGGGGGGCGGGCGCACGCTCACCTTGCTGGCCCGCGCCTTCGGTCCGCGCCCGCCCCTCGTCGTGAACCGCGGCGTGAGCTTTCCCCTGTCGCTGGGCGGCCGCCTGCTCGACCGGAGCCGGCTCGTCGCCCGCGTGGTCGCCGTCTGTGAGGCGATCAAGGCGGGGCTCATCCTCCAGGGAGTCCCGGCTGACAAGATCGAGGTCGTGTACTCGGGAACGGACACCGATCACTTCGACCCCGCCCGAGCTCGCGGGACGGCCATCCGCGCCGAGCTCGGCCTCGACCCGGCGACACCGCTGGTGACCCAGATCGGGGTGCGCGAGCCGAAGGGCAACGACGACGTCATCCGGGCCTTCGCCCGCGTCCGGGCGGCTCGCTCGGCAGCCCGCCTGCTCCTGGTCGGCGCGCGAACGGCGAAGCGCGGGCCGCTGGCGGCGCTGACTGCCGAGCTCGGGCTCGAGCCGGCGGTGACGATCTGGGGCTACCGGGACGACATCCCCGAGATCCTGGCCGCTTCCGACGTGTCGGTGGATGCCTCGCACGTGGGTCACGGCATCACGGGGGCGCTCCGCGAGTCGCTGGCGATGGAAACGCCCGTGGTCGCCACCGCGGCCGCCGGGAATCCCGAGCTCGTGCTCCACGAACGTACGGGGCTGCTGGTGCGCCCGCGGGACCCCGAAGCGCTGGGCGCTGCCATCCTCCGGCTCCTCGAGGCTCCGGCGTGGGCCGAGGCCCTCGGGCGCGCGGGACGCACGTGGGTGCGCGAGCGCTTCTCG
- a CDS encoding rhodanese-like domain-containing protein: protein MLKRATPERLQPTALGARLDAGATLVDIREPRAFGAGHVAGSLNVWIDSPQFAERVSWFVPADRPLVLLAESEADVVRALAAFTRIGLDDVGAYVVGSDAVRASGLPVAELPNVTAPELARRREVERDLIVLDVREPIEWEEGHVPGATHIPMREVPSRAGELPRDRPIALICRGGPRSSLVGSLLLARGFPRLTNVWGGMTGWIDAGLPLAED, encoded by the coding sequence ATGCTCAAGCGCGCGACACCGGAGCGCCTCCAGCCCACGGCGCTCGGGGCCCGTCTCGACGCCGGGGCCACGCTCGTCGACATCCGGGAGCCTCGCGCGTTCGGCGCGGGTCACGTGGCGGGGAGTCTCAACGTCTGGATCGACAGCCCGCAGTTCGCCGAGCGCGTGAGCTGGTTCGTCCCGGCCGACCGTCCGCTGGTGCTGCTGGCCGAGAGCGAGGCCGACGTGGTCCGGGCCCTGGCGGCATTCACCCGGATCGGGCTGGACGACGTCGGCGCCTACGTGGTGGGATCGGACGCGGTGCGGGCCTCAGGCTTGCCGGTGGCCGAGCTTCCCAACGTCACCGCGCCCGAGCTGGCCCGTCGGCGGGAGGTCGAGCGCGATCTGATCGTGCTCGACGTCCGGGAGCCCATCGAGTGGGAGGAAGGCCACGTCCCGGGCGCCACCCACATCCCGATGCGGGAGGTCCCGAGCCGCGCCGGCGAGCTCCCGCGCGATCGGCCCATCGCCCTCATCTGCCGCGGGGGTCCCCGCTCGAGCCTGGTGGGGAGCCTTCTCCTCGCCCGCGGCTTCCCGCGCCTCACCAACGTGTGGGGCGGCATGACCGGCTGGATCGACGCCGGCCTGCCGCTGGCCGAGGACTGA
- a CDS encoding flavin reductase family protein, whose protein sequence is MPVTPAEFRSALREFPAGVTVVTTRDREGRPCGLTASAFTSVSLEPPLVLVCIDHGATAYRAFQEYGWFAVNMLGKSQEHLSRHFASTMADKFSGIAHHEGQARLPILEDVVAALECRVLHRYEGGDHTIFVGKVEGVRVGDGSPLVYFRGGYHHLETDEGP, encoded by the coding sequence ATGCCCGTCACCCCGGCTGAGTTCCGGTCCGCGCTCCGCGAGTTCCCCGCCGGCGTCACCGTGGTGACGACGCGGGATCGCGAGGGGCGACCGTGCGGGCTCACGGCCAGCGCGTTCACGTCCGTCTCGCTCGAGCCGCCGCTCGTGCTCGTCTGCATCGACCACGGGGCGACGGCCTACCGCGCGTTCCAGGAGTACGGCTGGTTCGCGGTCAACATGCTCGGGAAGAGCCAGGAGCATCTGTCCCGGCACTTCGCCTCCACGATGGCCGACAAGTTCAGCGGGATCGCTCATCACGAGGGGCAAGCCCGGCTCCCGATTCTCGAGGACGTCGTGGCGGCGCTCGAGTGCCGAGTGCTCCACCGCTACGAGGGTGGCGACCACACGATCTTCGTGGGTAAGGTCGAAGGTGTGCGGGTCGGCGACGGGTCGCCGCTCGTGTACTTCCGCGGCGGCTATCACCACCTGGAGACCGACGAGGGCCCATGA
- a CDS encoding ABC transporter permease, with protein MRGLGGFLGYRLFRTLIALWLVSTVVFVVMRLSGDPVPLLLPPDAPIAEMNRVRRDLGLDRPLAVQYGVFLVAVARGDFGRSIHFRQPAMEVALSYLPATFELGLAAFVIAVVVAFPVGVLSAIRRNSVLDHAAMGLALIGQSAPTFFIGILFILVLSLRLDLFPTSGRGDWHHLVLPALTLGAFAMASIARITRSAVLEVQRADYIRTARAKGVGEFLVVAKHTLKNAALPILTITGLQFGTLLGGAVVTETVFAWPGMGRLAIQSIYNRDYPVVQSTVFLAAVLFIAINFVLDLLYGVLDPRAREASA; from the coding sequence ATGCGCGGCCTCGGCGGCTTCCTCGGCTACCGGCTCTTTCGCACCCTCATCGCGCTCTGGCTGGTCTCGACCGTCGTCTTCGTGGTGATGCGGCTGTCGGGCGATCCGGTGCCGCTCCTCCTCCCGCCCGACGCGCCGATCGCGGAGATGAACCGCGTCCGCCGCGACCTCGGGCTCGACCGGCCGCTGGCCGTGCAGTACGGGGTGTTCCTGGTCGCAGTCGCCCGGGGCGACTTCGGGCGCTCGATCCACTTCCGTCAGCCGGCCATGGAAGTGGCGCTGTCCTATCTCCCGGCGACCTTCGAGCTGGGCCTGGCCGCGTTCGTGATCGCCGTCGTCGTCGCGTTTCCGGTCGGCGTCCTCTCCGCCATCCGCCGGAATTCGGTGCTCGACCACGCCGCCATGGGGCTGGCCCTGATCGGCCAATCCGCCCCCACCTTCTTCATCGGCATCCTCTTCATCCTGGTCCTCTCGCTCAGGCTCGACCTGTTCCCGACCTCGGGACGGGGCGACTGGCACCACCTGGTCCTGCCGGCCCTGACGCTGGGCGCGTTCGCCATGGCGTCGATCGCCCGCATCACGCGCTCGGCCGTCCTCGAGGTCCAGCGAGCCGACTACATCCGGACGGCGCGCGCGAAGGGGGTCGGCGAGTTCCTGGTGGTCGCCAAGCACACCCTGAAGAACGCGGCGTTGCCGATCCTGACCATCACCGGGCTCCAGTTCGGGACGCTGCTGGGAGGCGCCGTGGTCACGGAGACGGTCTTCGCGTGGCCGGGAATGGGTCGGCTGGCGATCCAGTCCATCTACAACCGGGACTACCCGGTGGTCCAGTCCACGGTCTTCCTCGCCGCGGTGCTCTTCATCGCGATCAACTTCGTCCTCGACCTGCTCTACGGCGTGCTCGATCCACGAGCGCGGGAGGCCTCCGCGTGA
- a CDS encoding ABC transporter permease, whose translation MSQPAVISEAVVSAPAIPVPAGGRRRRVPWHVWAAAMFVAGLVVVAVAAPYLAPHNPERGSLRARLAAPTLEAADGKVHPLGTDHLGRDVLSRIIFGTRVSLTIGFAAVAVGGLVGGVLGLVAGFRGGWLDEAIMTVADAQLAFPFILLAIGIIAVLGPSFPNLVVVVGLSGWVTYARVLRAQVLSLRRREFVDAIRGLGGALPRIVLRHILPNVASTLMVIATLELARAIVLEATLSFLGLGIQPPTPSWGGMIHEGREYLDTAWWISVCPGLVLMLTSLVVSRTGDWLRDVLDPTLRGA comes from the coding sequence GTGAGCCAGCCGGCCGTCATCTCGGAAGCGGTGGTGAGCGCGCCGGCGATCCCCGTGCCGGCGGGCGGCCGCCGCCGGCGGGTGCCGTGGCACGTCTGGGCCGCCGCGATGTTCGTGGCCGGGCTGGTCGTCGTCGCCGTGGCCGCGCCCTACCTGGCGCCGCACAACCCCGAGCGCGGCTCGCTCCGGGCGCGGCTCGCCGCGCCGACGCTGGAGGCCGCCGATGGCAAGGTCCATCCCCTCGGCACCGACCACCTCGGGCGGGACGTTCTATCCCGCATCATCTTCGGGACCCGCGTGTCGCTCACCATCGGCTTCGCGGCGGTGGCGGTCGGGGGGCTGGTCGGGGGCGTTCTCGGGCTGGTGGCGGGCTTCCGGGGGGGGTGGCTCGACGAGGCGATCATGACGGTGGCCGATGCCCAGCTCGCGTTCCCGTTCATCTTGCTGGCGATCGGGATCATCGCGGTCCTCGGGCCCTCGTTCCCGAATCTCGTCGTCGTCGTCGGGCTGTCCGGGTGGGTCACGTACGCCCGAGTGCTCCGCGCCCAGGTGCTCTCCCTCCGGCGGCGCGAGTTCGTGGACGCGATCCGGGGGCTCGGCGGTGCGCTTCCGCGGATCGTCCTCCGGCATATCCTGCCCAACGTCGCGTCCACCCTCATGGTCATCGCCACCCTCGAGCTGGCCCGGGCCATCGTCCTGGAGGCGACGCTCTCCTTCCTGGGGCTCGGGATCCAGCCGCCGACGCCCTCGTGGGGCGGCATGATCCACGAGGGGCGCGAGTACCTGGACACCGCATGGTGGATCTCGGTGTGCCCGGGGCTCGTGCTCATGCTGACCTCGCTGGTGGTCAGCCGCACGGGCGATTGGCTGCGGGACGTCCTCGACCCGACCTTGCGCGGGGCGTAG
- a CDS encoding extracellular solute-binding protein encodes MTESLMDRRGFLLGTSGVLAGASLARLRPAEAQARPKQLTMSNWGGEYGTFVKENVDVDFTKRYGVSVVHDPSADNAARITKVKLSPPGTYDLLHLADSFFARAVDEGILEPLNYRSPNFTNVPDVDPAALTPYWPRATFNGMGIAYNPHMVKEPPVSWADLWKPEYKGKIVVPGVNHSFGLYVIFFGALAAGKDWKDVDTGFEMLKRLSDLRPVWSMDTPSIQKMFHREEVAIGWLGKAETLHAQTWGAKTQFAIPKEGGIFVQWGWGIVKGTKNLEWAEKYVNLSLDPEVQARYAAKWRYAGSNAKWVQHVDPDVRKRVEWTAEETKRLIVLDHSWITKRRAELTERWNKIVSG; translated from the coding sequence ATGACAGAGAGTCTGATGGACCGCCGCGGGTTTCTGCTGGGGACGAGCGGGGTACTGGCCGGGGCATCCCTCGCCCGGCTCCGGCCGGCCGAGGCCCAGGCCAGGCCGAAGCAGCTCACGATGAGCAACTGGGGCGGGGAGTACGGGACGTTCGTCAAGGAGAACGTGGACGTCGATTTCACCAAGCGCTACGGGGTGTCCGTGGTGCACGACCCGAGCGCGGACAACGCGGCCCGGATCACCAAGGTGAAGCTGAGCCCGCCCGGGACCTACGACCTCCTCCACCTGGCCGACAGCTTCTTCGCCCGGGCCGTCGACGAGGGGATCCTGGAGCCGCTGAACTATCGCTCGCCGAACTTCACCAACGTGCCCGACGTGGATCCGGCCGCCCTGACGCCCTACTGGCCGCGCGCGACCTTCAACGGGATGGGCATCGCCTACAACCCCCATATGGTGAAGGAGCCGCCGGTCTCCTGGGCCGACCTCTGGAAGCCGGAGTACAAGGGGAAGATCGTGGTGCCGGGCGTGAACCACTCGTTCGGGCTCTACGTGATCTTCTTCGGGGCGCTGGCCGCCGGCAAGGACTGGAAGGACGTCGACACCGGGTTCGAGATGCTCAAGCGCCTCTCCGACCTCCGCCCGGTGTGGTCCATGGACACGCCGTCGATCCAGAAGATGTTCCACCGGGAGGAGGTCGCCATCGGGTGGCTGGGCAAGGCCGAGACGCTCCACGCCCAGACGTGGGGGGCCAAGACGCAGTTCGCCATCCCGAAGGAAGGCGGCATCTTCGTCCAGTGGGGCTGGGGGATCGTCAAGGGGACCAAGAACCTGGAGTGGGCCGAGAAGTACGTGAACCTCAGCCTCGATCCCGAGGTTCAGGCACGGTACGCCGCCAAGTGGCGCTACGCCGGCTCGAACGCCAAGTGGGTCCAGCACGTCGACCCCGACGTCCGCAAGCGCGTCGAGTGGACGGCCGAGGAGACCAAGCGGCTGATCGTGCTCGACCACAGCTGGATCACCAAGCGGCGCGCCGAGCTCACGGAGCGGTGGAACAAGATCGTGAGCGGCTAG
- a CDS encoding ABC transporter ATP-binding protein gives MARVALDRVTKRYGDVVAVRDVSLVVDEGTFVSFLGPSGSGKTTLLRLIAGFLSPEAGDIWIGDRRVNGVPPHRRNIGMVFQHYALFPHMTVLDNVGFGLAMRAVGRMEAASRIREALALVKLEGLEHRYPRELSGGQQQRVALARSIVIKPALLLLDEPLSALDRKLRAEMQLELRQLQQTLGITALYVTHDQEEALTLSDRIAILKDGVVAQVGGPREIYEQPTSVFVAGFMGTANVFEGTVEAEGGRLRVRSGPFEFVVPAGAGAAPGSVIRVAVRPERIRLLRAAPPGMPAIPGKIANAVYLGAETHYQVEVASRHRVLATLPNAGDGGPSPERGDTLYVSWRVEDVLVLRG, from the coding sequence ATGGCCCGCGTAGCCCTCGACCGCGTCACCAAGCGGTACGGGGACGTGGTCGCCGTCCGGGACGTCTCGCTCGTCGTCGACGAGGGGACGTTCGTCTCGTTCCTGGGCCCGAGCGGCAGCGGCAAGACCACCCTCCTGCGCCTCATCGCCGGGTTCCTGTCGCCGGAGGCGGGCGACATCTGGATCGGGGACCGCCGGGTCAACGGGGTGCCGCCGCACCGGCGCAACATCGGAATGGTCTTTCAGCACTACGCGCTCTTCCCCCACATGACGGTGCTCGACAACGTCGGGTTCGGCCTGGCCATGCGCGCGGTCGGCCGGATGGAAGCGGCCAGCCGGATTCGTGAGGCGCTGGCGCTGGTCAAGCTGGAGGGCCTCGAGCACCGCTACCCCCGCGAGCTCTCCGGCGGCCAGCAGCAGCGGGTCGCGCTCGCCCGGTCCATCGTCATCAAGCCGGCCCTCCTCCTCCTGGACGAGCCTCTGAGCGCGCTCGACCGGAAGCTCCGAGCCGAGATGCAGCTCGAGCTGCGGCAACTCCAGCAGACGCTGGGCATCACCGCGCTGTACGTCACCCATGATCAGGAGGAAGCGCTGACGCTGTCCGATCGGATCGCCATCCTGAAGGACGGGGTGGTGGCCCAGGTCGGGGGCCCCCGCGAGATCTACGAGCAGCCGACCAGCGTGTTCGTGGCGGGATTCATGGGCACGGCCAACGTCTTCGAGGGCACCGTCGAGGCAGAAGGCGGCCGCCTGCGGGTCCGGTCGGGGCCCTTCGAGTTCGTCGTCCCGGCCGGGGCCGGCGCCGCGCCGGGCTCGGTGATCCGCGTGGCCGTCCGTCCCGAGCGGATCCGGCTCCTTCGGGCGGCGCCGCCGGGAATGCCGGCCATCCCGGGAAAGATCGCGAATGCGGTCTATCTCGGGGCGGAGACCCACTACCAGGTGGAGGTGGCGAGCCGGCATCGCGTGCTGGCGACCCTCCCCAACGCCGGTGACGGCGGGCCGTCGCCCGAGCGGGGCGACACCCTCTACGTGAGTTGGCGGGTCGAGGATGTCCTCGTCCTCCGCGGCTGA
- a CDS encoding ABC transporter permease: MLQPPLAFYALLFLAPLLIFSVVSVFQTSQTGLFDPVFTLQHYAKALGDRFYLRSLWNTFEISLGVTLLCLALGYPVAYLLADLRPRPRKLLIILLLFPLLVSTIIRVYGWMVILGGRGIVNNFLLRWRLVDDALPLMFNTGTLYLGLVTILLPYMVINVTNVLVAIDPALGEAASIHGADRRRVFWRVTLPLSLPGVLSGCLLVFTISMSAYVIPLLLGGHRVKMLGNLVFESISSFNWPFAAALSLVLLGGTLLACLGFLTLLGTERRRAPRRA, encoded by the coding sequence GTGCTCCAGCCTCCGCTCGCCTTCTACGCCCTCCTCTTCCTGGCCCCGCTCCTGATCTTCTCGGTCGTGAGCGTCTTCCAGACGTCGCAGACCGGCCTCTTCGATCCCGTCTTCACCCTGCAGCACTACGCCAAGGCGCTGGGCGACCGCTTCTACCTGCGAAGTCTCTGGAACACGTTCGAGATCAGCCTGGGCGTGACGCTCCTGTGTCTGGCCCTCGGCTACCCGGTCGCGTACCTGCTGGCCGATCTCCGCCCGCGGCCGCGCAAGCTCTTGATCATCCTCCTTCTCTTCCCGCTCCTCGTCAGCACCATCATCCGGGTCTATGGCTGGATGGTCATCCTGGGTGGCCGCGGCATCGTCAACAACTTTCTCCTGCGCTGGCGGCTCGTGGACGATGCGCTGCCCCTCATGTTCAACACGGGGACCCTCTACCTGGGCCTGGTGACCATCCTGCTCCCGTACATGGTCATCAATGTCACCAATGTGCTGGTCGCCATCGATCCGGCCCTGGGGGAGGCGGCCTCGATCCACGGAGCCGACCGGCGGCGCGTCTTCTGGCGCGTCACGCTGCCTCTGAGTCTCCCCGGCGTTCTGTCGGGATGCCTCCTCGTCTTCACCATCTCCATGAGCGCCTACGTCATCCCGCTCCTCCTCGGCGGCCACCGGGTCAAGATGCTCGGCAACCTCGTCTTCGAGTCGATCTCGTCGTTCAACTGGCCCTTTGCGGCCGCGCTGTCGCTGGTCCTGCTGGGGGGGACCCTGCTGGCCTGCCTCGGGTTCCTCACGCTGCTCGGCACCGAGCGGCGACGCGCCCCGCGGAGGGCGTGA
- a CDS encoding ABC transporter permease: MAVRPGLDVMARDVAGADWEAIRHRWFRRGLGLLTAVVYLGILAPILVVVLASVSPTEVFTFPPPGVTLKWYQEFFRDSNMRDGFWLSFVVAAGSAVISLVLGTAAALGLTRERFALRHLVSAFFLSPIIFPSLITGVALLLFFRALGVPTLPGLILGHAIISVPYVIRTVAASLAGFDVTIEEAARIHGASPLRAFVRVTLPIIQPGIMAGAVFAFIVSFSELNVSLFLSGPGAATLPIHIFSQIQFGAGQVVIAAASTLQIVLIVGLMVVVEKLFGISVAPQS; this comes from the coding sequence ATGGCGGTCCGGCCCGGGCTCGACGTCATGGCCCGCGACGTGGCCGGCGCGGATTGGGAAGCGATTCGCCACCGCTGGTTCCGCCGGGGCCTCGGGCTCCTCACCGCCGTCGTCTACCTGGGGATCCTGGCTCCGATCCTGGTCGTCGTCCTGGCCTCGGTGAGCCCAACCGAGGTGTTCACCTTCCCGCCGCCGGGGGTCACGCTGAAGTGGTACCAGGAATTCTTCCGCGACTCGAACATGCGCGACGGATTCTGGCTGAGCTTCGTGGTGGCCGCTGGGTCCGCCGTCATCTCCCTCGTCCTGGGGACCGCCGCCGCCCTCGGGCTCACCCGGGAGCGCTTCGCGCTCCGGCACCTGGTGAGCGCCTTCTTCCTCTCCCCCATCATCTTCCCGAGCCTCATCACGGGGGTCGCCCTCCTCCTCTTCTTCCGGGCCTTGGGCGTGCCGACCCTGCCCGGCCTCATCCTGGGACACGCCATCATCAGCGTGCCCTACGTCATCCGGACGGTGGCGGCGAGCCTGGCCGGATTCGACGTCACCATCGAGGAGGCGGCCCGGATCCACGGGGCCAGCCCCCTGCGTGCCTTCGTGCGGGTCACCCTGCCCATCATCCAACCCGGTATCATGGCCGGTGCGGTGTTCGCCTTCATCGTGTCGTTCAGCGAGCTGAACGTCTCGCTCTTCCTGTCCGGTCCCGGCGCGGCCACGCTCCCGATCCACATCTTCAGCCAGATCCAGTTCGGGGCCGGCCAGGTCGTCATCGCGGCCGCCTCCACGCTCCAGATCGTGCTCATCGTGGGGTTGATGGTCGTGGTCGAGAAGCTCTTCGGGATCTCGGTGGCCCCGCAGTCCTGA
- a CDS encoding alpha/beta hydrolase → MPTIVERDVKIETGTSLHIREAAGAPGPDGRLTPLVCIHGFSLSGLIYERLLAGLPAGYRAIAVDQRGFGDSARPPAGYTIPEFAADNAALLDALGIDRAVVMGHSYGGMVAQQFAVAYPERLLALVPVGTWAHVPPAFGLGEDVGSRLELWRTRGNVPEAFTGRIERYVLARNVTAEEKARFLAIAMGAGTTALIETLTDIYTRPCLTLDQLAAIRAPTLVMAGAEDTIITVPAARRLADAIPGSELVVISDSGHTPMWEQPRAFAGALFGFLARHGL, encoded by the coding sequence ATGCCGACGATCGTCGAGCGCGACGTGAAGATCGAAACCGGAACCAGCCTGCACATCCGGGAAGCCGCGGGAGCACCCGGTCCCGACGGACGGCTGACCCCGCTCGTCTGCATCCACGGCTTCAGCCTGTCGGGGCTGATCTACGAGCGCCTGCTGGCCGGGCTCCCGGCCGGCTACCGGGCGATCGCCGTCGACCAGCGCGGCTTCGGGGACTCGGCCAGGCCGCCGGCCGGATACACGATCCCCGAGTTCGCCGCCGACAACGCCGCCCTGCTGGATGCGCTGGGGATCGACCGGGCGGTCGTCATGGGGCATTCCTACGGCGGCATGGTGGCCCAGCAGTTCGCGGTGGCCTATCCGGAGCGCCTGCTGGCCCTGGTCCCGGTGGGGACCTGGGCGCACGTGCCGCCGGCCTTCGGTCTCGGGGAGGACGTCGGCAGCCGCCTCGAGCTCTGGCGGACCCGGGGGAACGTCCCGGAGGCCTTCACGGGCCGGATCGAGCGGTACGTTCTGGCCCGCAACGTCACCGCCGAGGAGAAGGCCCGCTTCCTGGCGATCGCCATGGGTGCCGGGACCACCGCCCTCATCGAGACGCTGACCGACATCTACACCAGGCCGTGCCTGACGCTCGACCAGCTGGCGGCGATCCGGGCTCCGACGCTGGTGATGGCCGGCGCCGAGGACACGATCATCACCGTTCCCGCCGCCCGCCGCCTGGCCGACGCGATCCCGGGCAGCGAGCTCGTCGTGATCTCCGATTCCGGGCATACGCCGATGTGGGAGCAGCCGCGCGCCTTCGCCGGGGCGCTCTTCGGCTTCCTGGCCCGGCACGGTCTCTGA
- a CDS encoding FAD-binding oxidoreductase — MERADAVIIGGGVMGTSIGLNLMRRRFGRVVLLEKNTICSGTSGKSSAVVRTHYTTRPTAMMALLARRIFENFREAIGGESGFVRTGMLVIGTPESREAVEATVRMNQELGIETGLVTAAEARAIDPLLTPADDAPIAYEPASGYASPHEVASSYARRFTDLGGVIRQGTLVTGIGTGGGRVRSVQTDRGEIATAHAVIAAGPWADRVGRLAGIELPVMASRQPIVILRPKFEYGSTHPVVIDLADEIYSRPETGNLILLGNTRHGDDRPGDPDDYEDRPDLATATDLVERFARLMPGAAEAEISGGWSGMYEISPDWNPIMGSAPGVAGLHFCVGFSGHGFKLSPVAGILMAEHIADGHSTTLDITPYRLERFAEGQELRIAYRRAGVVG, encoded by the coding sequence ATGGAACGGGCAGACGCCGTCATCATCGGGGGGGGCGTCATGGGGACGAGCATCGGGCTCAACCTGATGCGGCGGCGCTTCGGGCGCGTCGTCCTCCTGGAAAAGAACACCATCTGCTCGGGGACGTCCGGCAAGTCGTCGGCCGTGGTACGGACCCACTACACGACGCGGCCCACGGCGATGATGGCCCTGCTGGCCCGGCGCATCTTCGAGAACTTCCGGGAGGCGATCGGCGGCGAGTCCGGCTTCGTGCGGACCGGGATGCTCGTCATCGGCACGCCGGAGAGCCGGGAGGCTGTCGAGGCCACGGTCCGGATGAATCAGGAGCTCGGGATCGAGACCGGCCTGGTCACGGCGGCGGAGGCCCGGGCGATCGATCCTCTGCTGACGCCGGCCGACGACGCTCCCATCGCCTACGAGCCGGCCTCGGGATACGCGAGCCCGCACGAGGTGGCGTCGAGCTACGCCCGGCGGTTCACCGACCTCGGCGGCGTGATCCGCCAGGGCACGCTGGTGACGGGCATCGGGACCGGCGGGGGCCGGGTTCGGTCGGTCCAGACCGACCGGGGCGAGATCGCCACCGCGCACGCGGTCATCGCTGCCGGGCCCTGGGCCGACCGGGTCGGCCGTCTGGCCGGGATCGAGCTCCCGGTCATGGCGAGCCGGCAGCCGATCGTCATCCTCCGGCCGAAATTCGAATACGGGAGCACCCACCCCGTGGTGATCGATCTCGCCGACGAGATCTACAGCCGCCCGGAGACGGGCAACCTCATCCTCCTCGGGAATACCCGCCACGGGGACGACCGGCCCGGCGATCCGGACGACTACGAGGACCGGCCGGACCTGGCGACGGCGACGGATCTGGTGGAGCGGTTCGCGCGCCTGATGCCAGGGGCGGCCGAAGCCGAGATCAGCGGAGGGTGGTCGGGCATGTACGAGATCAGCCCCGACTGGAACCCGATCATGGGGAGCGCCCCCGGCGTGGCCGGGCTGCACTTCTGTGTCGGCTTCTCGGGTCACGGATTCAAGCTCAGTCCCGTGGCCGGGATCCTGATGGCCGAGCACATCGCCGACGGTCACAGCACCACCCTCGACATCACCCCCTATCGGCTCGAGCGGTTCGCCGAGGGACAGGAGCTCCGGATCGCCTACCGGCGAGCCGGCGTCGTCGGATAG